In Paraburkholderia sprentiae WSM5005, a genomic segment contains:
- the treY gene encoding malto-oligosyltrehalose synthase, which produces MTVPRSTLRLQFHRGFTFDDAARRVECFAALGISHLYASPITTAEPGSMHGYDAVDYTQVSAEYGGEAGLKRLVDALRAHDMGLIVDIVPNHMGVGGSSNAWWLDILEWGRHSTYARHFDVDWHSPDPALRGKVLLPTLGASYGEELAAGRIGLHFAPDGGRFYIGYGPHVFPVCPVDYAAILQGADRADLSALAHRFQGLTTQPADQPRAAEARDALREFVEREGESAIEFVLQTYAPEDPLTRDRLHRLIERQHFRLAWWRTASDEVNWRRFFDISTLAAVRVERPEVFEAVHALIFRLYREGLVDGLRIDHIDGLAEPREYCQRLRQRLSELRDTAPYVVVEKILGRGEPLHDDWPVDGTTGYDFMNDVGALLHDPAGAEPLARTWAEITGRSASFADEARAARRKILAENLSAELDRAARALHRIARDSLSTRDFTYTTLRRVLVELVVHFPVYRMYPQNGLRSAADNVYFEQALDGARASLPRSDHAALERVNAWLGGSTEDAPPARPGAQSQQAQGGAPPPHAGSSRRSAQTLFSQLSAPLAAKAIEDTACYRYGRLLSRNEVGSDPGEFALSVEQFHAGNLERAQRFPHAMLTTATHDHKRGEDVRARLAVLSEIADEWGATLRAWSTLNAPQRRAPDGTPISSVSQDKSDAWAPGPAAEAMLYQTLVGCWPPALRADDEAGVNELAERVAQWQLKALREAKLQTSWLAPDEAYEAGCREFLFGILAPQRRDGFLKELSAFVERIGRAGALNSLQQTVLRLASPGIPDLYQGTELWDFSLVDPDNRRPVDFATREMWLPQTQTPPSEFLADWRNGRVKLAVIQRVLALRAHLPELLSQGTYLPLTVRGVHASSVIAFARRHGNAWAVVIASRLATGLLGSDTDLPLVEPAQWADTAIEMPPDLSARALFDWLSPAAPKVDDHGLLCLRDALAAMPVAVLMEDGVPRS; this is translated from the coding sequence ATGACCGTTCCACGCTCCACGCTGCGCCTCCAGTTCCATCGAGGCTTTACGTTCGACGACGCCGCGCGGCGCGTCGAATGCTTCGCCGCGCTCGGCATCAGCCATCTGTATGCGTCACCGATCACGACGGCCGAGCCCGGCTCGATGCACGGCTACGACGCCGTCGACTACACCCAGGTCAGCGCCGAATACGGCGGCGAGGCGGGCCTGAAGCGCCTCGTCGACGCGCTGCGCGCGCACGACATGGGGCTCATCGTCGACATCGTGCCGAATCATATGGGCGTCGGCGGTTCGAGCAACGCGTGGTGGCTCGACATTCTCGAATGGGGCCGCCACAGCACCTATGCGCGTCATTTCGACGTCGACTGGCATTCGCCCGATCCCGCGCTGCGCGGCAAGGTGCTGCTGCCGACGCTCGGCGCGTCGTACGGCGAAGAGCTGGCGGCCGGCCGCATCGGGCTGCATTTCGCACCCGACGGTGGACGCTTTTATATCGGCTATGGTCCGCACGTGTTCCCGGTCTGTCCGGTCGATTACGCGGCGATCCTGCAAGGCGCCGACCGTGCCGATCTGAGCGCGCTCGCCCATCGCTTTCAGGGACTCACGACGCAGCCCGCCGATCAGCCGCGCGCCGCCGAGGCGCGCGACGCGCTGCGCGAGTTCGTCGAGCGCGAGGGCGAGTCGGCGATCGAGTTCGTGCTACAGACCTACGCGCCCGAAGACCCGCTCACGCGCGACCGGCTGCATCGGCTGATCGAGCGGCAGCATTTCCGGCTCGCGTGGTGGCGCACCGCCTCCGACGAAGTGAATTGGCGGCGCTTCTTCGACATTTCGACGCTCGCCGCGGTGCGCGTCGAGCGGCCCGAGGTGTTCGAAGCGGTGCATGCGCTGATCTTTCGCCTCTATCGCGAAGGGCTCGTCGACGGCTTGCGGATCGATCACATCGACGGGCTCGCCGAGCCGCGCGAATACTGCCAGCGTTTGCGCCAACGGCTCAGCGAGCTGCGCGACACCGCACCGTACGTGGTGGTGGAGAAGATTCTCGGCCGCGGCGAGCCCTTGCACGACGACTGGCCCGTCGACGGCACGACCGGCTACGACTTCATGAACGACGTCGGCGCGCTGCTGCACGATCCGGCCGGCGCCGAACCGCTCGCGCGCACGTGGGCCGAGATCACCGGCCGCAGCGCTAGCTTCGCCGATGAAGCGCGCGCCGCGCGCCGCAAGATTCTCGCGGAGAACCTCTCCGCGGAACTGGACCGCGCGGCGCGCGCGCTGCATCGCATCGCACGCGATTCGCTGAGCACGCGCGACTTCACCTACACGACGCTGCGGCGCGTGCTGGTCGAACTGGTCGTGCATTTCCCCGTGTACCGCATGTATCCGCAGAACGGCCTGCGCAGCGCCGCCGACAACGTCTATTTCGAGCAGGCGCTCGACGGCGCACGCGCTTCGCTGCCGCGCTCGGACCATGCGGCGCTCGAGCGCGTGAACGCGTGGCTCGGCGGCAGCACCGAGGACGCGCCGCCCGCACGGCCTGGCGCCCAGTCGCAGCAGGCCCAAGGCGGTGCGCCGCCGCCGCATGCGGGTTCGTCCCGGCGCAGCGCACAAACGCTGTTTTCGCAGCTGAGCGCACCGCTCGCCGCCAAGGCGATCGAGGACACCGCGTGCTATCGCTACGGGCGTCTGCTGTCGCGCAATGAAGTCGGCTCGGACCCGGGCGAATTCGCGCTGTCGGTCGAGCAGTTTCACGCGGGCAACCTCGAGCGCGCGCAACGTTTTCCGCATGCGATGCTCACGACCGCCACGCACGATCACAAGCGCGGCGAAGACGTGCGCGCGCGGCTCGCGGTGCTCAGCGAGATCGCCGATGAGTGGGGTGCAACGTTGCGCGCATGGTCGACGTTGAACGCGCCGCAGCGTCGCGCGCCCGACGGCACGCCGATCAGCAGCGTGAGCCAGGACAAGAGCGACGCGTGGGCCCCCGGTCCCGCCGCCGAAGCGATGCTGTATCAGACGCTGGTGGGCTGCTGGCCGCCGGCGCTGCGCGCCGACGACGAAGCCGGCGTCAACGAGCTGGCCGAGCGCGTCGCGCAATGGCAGTTGAAGGCGCTGCGCGAGGCGAAGCTGCAAACCAGCTGGCTCGCACCCGACGAAGCCTACGAAGCCGGCTGCCGCGAGTTCCTGTTCGGCATCCTCGCGCCGCAACGGCGCGACGGCTTTCTGAAGGAACTGTCGGCGTTCGTCGAGCGCATCGGTCGCGCGGGCGCACTCAACAGCTTGCAGCAGACAGTGCTGCGTCTCGCGTCGCCTGGGATCCCTGATCTTTATCAAGGCACCGAGCTGTGGGACTTCAGCCTCGTCGATCCGGACAATCGGCGGCCAGTGGATTTCGCCACACGCGAGATGTGGCTGCCGCAAACCCAAACGCCGCCGTCGGAATTTCTCGCGGACTGGCGCAACGGCCGCGTGAAGCTCGCGGTGATCCAGCGCGTGCTGGCGTTGCGCGCGCATCTGCCGGAGCTGCTGAGTCAGGGCACCTATCTGCCGCTGACGGTGCGCGGCGTGCATGCGTCGAGTGTGATCGCGTTTGCGCGGCGCCATGGCAATGCATGGGCCGTGGTGATTGCGAGCCGGTTGGCGACGGGGTTGCTTGGCTCTGACACCGATCTGCCGCTCGTCGAGCCGGCGCAATGGGCGGATACGGCGATCGAAATGCCACCCGATCTGTCGGCGCGCGCACTGTTCGACTGGCTAAGCCCCGCCGCGCCGAAAGTCGACGATCACGGCCTGCTGTGTCTGCGCGACGCGCTCGCCGCGATGCCGGTCGCGGTGCTGATGGAGGATGGGGTGCCTCGAAGCTGA
- a CDS encoding hemolysin family protein has protein sequence MIQVVALIGALFLVALNGFFVAAEFGLVKLRQTRVQGLAIQHGMRGRLLAKVHGQLDAYLSACQLGITLASLGLGWIGEPAFAQLLRPLFTVIGVESENLIHGISLFFAFSCISFLHIVVGELAPKSLAIREAEKISLWAALPLYVFYWTMYPAIWLLNTSANMVLKAAGLDSEHGHDSHYSTDELKLILRGRRANVANELGSSTGAYSQDEWNTIAHSLDFSRMTVSDLMRPSYEMVGLRRDLPLRDNMQVVARHRFSRYPLFEDALGERVAGMIHLKDLLLARQAGSTLDDLSRYVRPVQYVKPEMPALELFRRFRKGAPHFALVGHKNAKPIGFLTLDNLLGALVGQIHDEFRQGDADWTRMDDGTLMGKGSLPVVSLERALGIDIDEGRAESVGGLVIQALNDLPDEGQRVEFEDFDVVVKKMKGPRIVLVRVYPKVFDDEGG, from the coding sequence TTGATCCAGGTTGTCGCCCTTATCGGTGCATTGTTTCTGGTTGCCCTCAACGGCTTTTTCGTCGCCGCGGAATTCGGTCTGGTCAAACTGCGGCAGACCCGCGTGCAAGGCCTCGCCATCCAGCATGGCATGCGCGGACGTCTGCTCGCGAAAGTGCACGGGCAGCTCGACGCCTATCTGTCGGCGTGTCAGTTAGGCATTACGCTCGCGTCGCTCGGGCTCGGCTGGATCGGCGAACCGGCGTTCGCGCAACTGCTGAGACCGCTTTTCACGGTGATCGGCGTCGAGTCGGAGAACCTGATCCACGGCATTTCGCTGTTCTTCGCCTTTTCGTGCATTTCCTTCCTGCATATCGTGGTCGGCGAACTCGCGCCGAAGTCGCTCGCGATCCGCGAGGCGGAGAAGATTTCGCTGTGGGCCGCGCTGCCGCTGTACGTTTTCTACTGGACGATGTACCCGGCCATCTGGCTGCTCAACACCAGTGCGAACATGGTGCTGAAGGCCGCTGGGCTCGACAGCGAGCACGGTCACGATTCGCATTACTCGACCGACGAACTGAAGCTGATCCTGCGCGGCCGCCGCGCGAACGTCGCGAACGAACTCGGTTCGTCGACCGGCGCGTACAGCCAGGACGAATGGAATACGATCGCGCACTCGCTCGACTTCTCGCGCATGACCGTATCGGATCTGATGCGGCCGTCGTATGAAATGGTGGGCCTGCGGCGCGATCTGCCGTTGCGCGACAACATGCAGGTGGTCGCGCGGCACCGCTTCAGCCGCTATCCGCTGTTCGAGGATGCATTGGGCGAGCGCGTGGCCGGCATGATCCACCTGAAGGACCTGCTGCTCGCGCGCCAGGCGGGCAGCACGCTCGACGACCTGTCGCGCTACGTGCGGCCCGTGCAGTACGTGAAGCCCGAGATGCCGGCGCTCGAGCTGTTCCGGCGCTTTCGCAAGGGGGCACCGCACTTCGCGTTGGTCGGCCATAAGAACGCGAAACCGATCGGCTTCCTGACGCTCGACAACCTGCTCGGCGCGCTCGTCGGGCAGATCCACGACGAGTTCCGTCAGGGCGACGCCGACTGGACGCGCATGGACGACGGCACGCTGATGGGCAAGGGCAGCTTGCCGGTGGTGTCGCTCGAACGCGCGTTGGGCATCGACATCGACGAAGGCAGGGCCGAATCGGTCGGCGGGCTCGTGATCCAGGCGCTCAACGATCTGCCGGACGAAGGGCAACGCGTCGAGTTCGAAGACTTCGACGTCGTGGTCAAGAAGATGAAGGGGCCGCGCATCGTGCTCGTGCGCGTGTATCCGAAGGTGTTCGACGACGAGGGCGGTTGA
- a CDS encoding sensor histidine kinase: MTTSPTGTAGAPPASAGFVISERSALLRAETALFLRDHVLSLVSHDLRGPLNAIHSWAYVLERKLDANDPNSQRAITGIRSGVDQQVKLLETIVDATRAETKSLALTYEPFPLHPLLDETVEEVRTGLARARGVDVRLDSQLATEQLNGDRARLAAALWLMLMFAAEASARGAEVALAARVDNGTWQARVSYEPNHAALNDAALPHVLEAFARKQACEPREAKRIAWVFALSKRVAEAHGGSFEQSDATGAESDTATPATLVLRVPLSAATPK; this comes from the coding sequence GTGACTACGTCACCCACCGGAACTGCGGGCGCCCCGCCGGCGTCAGCCGGCTTCGTCATCTCCGAACGCAGCGCGCTTCTCCGAGCGGAAACCGCGTTGTTCTTGCGCGATCATGTGCTGTCGCTGGTGTCGCACGACCTGCGCGGTCCGTTGAATGCCATTCACAGCTGGGCGTACGTGCTCGAGCGCAAGCTCGACGCGAACGACCCCAACTCGCAGCGCGCGATCACCGGCATTCGCAGCGGCGTCGATCAGCAGGTGAAGCTGCTCGAGACGATCGTCGATGCGACGCGCGCCGAAACGAAATCGCTCGCGCTCACGTATGAACCGTTTCCACTGCATCCGCTGCTCGACGAAACCGTCGAGGAAGTCCGCACCGGCCTCGCCCGCGCGCGTGGCGTCGACGTGCGGCTCGACTCGCAACTCGCCACCGAGCAGTTGAACGGCGACCGCGCTCGCCTCGCCGCCGCGCTGTGGCTGATGCTGATGTTCGCCGCCGAGGCGAGCGCGCGTGGCGCCGAGGTCGCACTGGCCGCGCGCGTGGACAACGGCACGTGGCAGGCACGGGTCAGTTACGAGCCGAACCACGCGGCATTGAACGACGCCGCACTGCCGCACGTGCTCGAAGCGTTCGCGCGCAAGCAAGCCTGCGAGCCGCGCGAGGCGAAGCGCATCGCGTGGGTGTTCGCGTTGAGCAAACGCGTCGCGGAGGCGCATGGCGGCAGCTTCGAGCAAAGCGATGCGACCGGAGCGGAGAGCGACACCGCGACCCCCGCCACGCTCGTGCTGCGTGTGCCGTTGAGCGCGGCGACGCCGAAATAA